Part of the Quercus lobata isolate SW786 chromosome 6, ValleyOak3.0 Primary Assembly, whole genome shotgun sequence genome, GAGTCACCTAATTCTTGGGATGATATGACTCAAAGGAATCCTTGCACTAATCAGGGGGTTGATCTGACCCACTCGGGAAAGGATATGCAGGTGGACAATGGAGGTGATGCTTCTACTCACCTTATGTAATTTTTCCCTgttgatcttttatatttttaatttaattatgaatATGCTAATATGGAACTGTAGGGGTGCTAGAAACCCCAACTCCTGTACTATTGTTAGTGATATGATTCGTAGGCATTGCCCTGCTATTTTGATTATTACTGAAACTAAACTGAGTGGTGACAGAGCTCAAAGAATTATAGACAGGCTCCCTCTGGATGGAGCAATTGTAGCTAATTCTCTTGGGCAGTCCGGCGGCCTTTGGCTTCTTTGAGATTTTGACCAAGTGGAATTATCTGAGTTGTCATCTACGGAGCAAGAGACTCACGCTATTGTGTCGTCCACAGCTAATGCCCCTTGGCTCCTCTCTGTCGTATACGCCAGTCCTAGATTGGCTAAGCGAAGATTTCTCTGGGAGAATTTAGAAACGGTGGCTGGTCTCCATTCTCTGTCTTGGGTCATAGCAGGTGATTTTAATGAGGTGCTCATGAATGGGGATATATTTGGAGGAAATGCTGTGAGTATTAGTAGAGCTCTTCGTTTTCAGGATTGTTTGAATGTGTGCAACATGATTGATATGAGTTTTGCGAGGCCTCAATTCACTTGGTCTAATCATGGACCTCTGACTCAGCTTGTCCAAGAGCGGATAGACAAAGTTTTTGTTAATCCTATATGGAACAACCTTCACCCTGAAGCAGCCGTTCTTCATCTGGAGAAAACACACTCGGACCATTGCCCTATTAAGTTGCTGTTTAACAAGCCTCAAGACTCTCGTGCTCCTAGACCTTTTAGATTCCAACCTATGTGATTCTCTCACCCCTCCTTTCCTGGTGTGGTTCGTGAAGCCTGGTGCAACCCGTCTACCTTACAGCAAGCGATGAGGTCTTTCTCTAAGAAAGCTAATAGTTGGAATCGTACTCACTTTGGCAACTTgtttcagaaaaagaaaagaattctTGCGAGGCTAAAGGGCATTCAAGAAAGTTTGGCAGTTTGTCCGAATGATCACCTTATCAATTTAGAGAAGATGTTAAGAAGTGATTTTGCAGAAGTGGCCAAGCTTGAAGAAGAATTTTGGGCAATGAAATCCAGGATCCTTTGGCTTATTGAGGGTGATAGGAATACTTCCTTTTACCACACAGCAGCCTTGGTTCGTAGGAGAAGAAATTGCATTTTGTGCATGAAGGACAGGATGGGGAATTGGATCAATGGGGATAgagaaatttcagaatttattAGAGAGGGTTTCGATGCGCTTTTCACTTCTGGGCTTACCTCCTCATCATTGACTAAATGGAATCCTCCTTGTTGGTCCACTTGACTAAATGAGGCGGATGCCACAGCCATTGACAGGCCGATTTCTAATGCTGAAATTAAGGCCAGCCTATGGGCACTCAAACCCTTCAAAGAGCCTGGTTCGGATGGCCTTCACGTTGGTTTCTTTCAACGTTTTTGGCTCCTAGTTGGAGATTCGGTGAAAAAAGAGATCCATCATATTTTCACGACAAAGGCTGCTCCCGAATACCTTAATAAGACCCTGATCACCCTTATCCCCAAAAGCAGAAATCCTGAGACTTTGAATAACTACCGCCCCATTAGTCTTTGTAACACCGTATACAAGATGGTGACAAAAATTATTGTGGCTCAGTTTAGGCCCCTGCTTCCTGATTTAATCTCTCCTTTACAGTCGGCCTTTGTCCCCGGAAGGCAAGGGATGGATAATGCGATTATCGTCCAAGAGTTGATTCACTCCATGGTAAGGAAAAAAGGTCGAGTGGGAGTGATGGCAATTaagttggatttagagaaagctTATGATCGCTTGGAGTGGAGTTTTATTAGGGATACTCCAAACCTCTATAAATTCCCGAATCAGCTTGTCTCTCTGATCATGAGCTGCGTGTCTTCGTCCTCTATATCTATCCTGGTAAATGGCAGTGCTTTGGAGCCGTTCTACCATTCTCGTGGTATCCGGCAAGGAGACCCTCTATCCccttatctctttattttatgCATGGAAGTCCTTGAGGCCCTTTTAGAGGAAAAATGCAAGGCCAAGCTTTGGAATTCTATCAAAGCTTCCCAGGGCAATCCAGAATTCTCTCATGTCTTCTTTGCGGATGACCTCATGCTTTTTACCAAAGCAGATAGGAAGAATTGCACGGCTATTAGAGATGTTCTTGACTTCTTCTGTGAGCTGTCCGAGCAGAAAATCAGCACTAAAAAGTCCCGGGTCTATTTTTCTCCAAATGTTGACCCCGAAAAGAGAACCGAGTTGGGTAAGATTCTGGGGTTCCGCTCTACTCCTACTCTTGGGAAGTACTTGGGCTTTCCCATCAAGCATTCAGGTACCCCTCAGGATTTTGGGCACATTTTTTACCGTATCAAAAGCAAATTGGCTGGTTGGAAAGCAAACCTTTTGTCCACCGCTGGCAGAGTAGTTCTGACACAATCGGTGACTTCGacaattccaaattataatatgCAATGTGTAGCTCTCCCTTCCAAAATCCTTTAAGGAATTGATAGGCTTAGCCGGAACTTCTTATGGGGTTCTTcggaaaacaataaaaaacttCACTTAATTAGTTGGGAGAAGATTACAAAATCTAAAGAAGAAGGGGGGCTAGGAATCCAAGTGGCTAAGCTGAAAAACACTGCTCTTTTAGCCAAGCTTAACTGGAGATTCAATTCTGAAAAATCATCTCTTTGGGTTAGAATCCTGTCCAAAAAATATCTCAGGCCGAGACAAGGCTCTAGAAATCAAGCTTGGAAGTCTTCTTGCTCCCCAACTTGGGCAGCTTTAAAAAAAGGGCAAGCAATATTCAATAAGGGTTTTAAATGGAGTCTTGGAAAGGATAGTAGCTTATCTCTTTGGTTCGACAAATGGATGGATAAAGGTACGCTCCGAAGCCTTATCTCGAGTCCGCTGAATAGGGATGAGGAGAATATCAGACTTAAGGGTGTTGTTGGGTATTTTGGCTGGAATTTGGATCAAGTGTCTTTCTCTTTCCCAACGCCAATTCTGTTAGAGATAAAGGCAACTCCCCTCTCCTTCTCATGCAGAGGAGATGATAGACTAACATGGCACTTATCTtcaaatggtgaatttaatttgAAAGCATACCAACTGGCTTTAGATAAGGAGGAGAATCTGAGCAGAACTCCTTTTCCAGGTGCTTAGGTGTGGAAGATTTTATCCCTCCCTAAAGTAAAGCATTTCCTTTGGCAATGCTGTCACTCTAGCATAGCTGTGAGAGCAATTCTTTATGAGAGGGGGCTGGGAATCCCACCGGTCTGCCCAATTTGCAATGCCAAACCTGAGACCATTGTCCATGCTCTTCATGACTACCCAAAAGCTAGATGTTTTTGGAATTCCCTTCTGCCTCCTATGCCTCCGAATCTCTTCTTTGGTATGCCATTAGTGGAATGGTTGAAAATCAATTGCAGAAGCTCTTGTATTAACACCATATCTGAAATGAGGTGGGGAACGATTTTTCCTATGGCTGTGTGGATTTTGGCTGCACAGTTTTAGTATTGTTTTTGGTAGAACAGGTCTGCAACGTAATCTTTTAGATGAAACCTTGGCTAGAACAGCTGAGGTAGCTTATTTGGTCAGCAATGGAAGCAAAAACACTAGTCGAAATAAAATCCAAGTAAGGTGGCTGCATCCTCCGAGTAATTGGTTCAAGTTAAATTCGAATGGTTCATCTAGGGGCAATCTAGGTTTGGTTGGCGGTAGAGGTCTCATTCATAATGACAAGGGTGAATACCGAAAGGGTATGCCCGAGCCATTGGTATCACGACTAATGTAGCTGCGGAATTGTGGGCTTTATGAGATGGCATCAGGCTTTGCATCGCTCTCAAGCTTCCTGCAATGGAGATAGAGTTGGATGCCAAGGTGGTCATTGATTTAGTGAGGAAAGATTCTTGCGATCTTAACAGCCTAGGTGCTCTTGTGGCTGATTGCAAAGAAGGGCTGAAGGAAATTCCTTATGTCAAAGTTTTGCATTGTTTTAGAGAAGCCAATAAGTGTGCAGATAACTTAACTAGGAGGGGTGCTATGTTGGAGcaagattttattgtttttatccATCCTCCCACAAAGGTGGAGCTGCTTATTGATCTAGATGTTGTGGGCACCATGTACGATCGTTTTGTTTCCTCTGCTCTAGAGGTTGTTTagtttgttaatgaaatttcctatttaccaaaaaaaaaaaatggtacatctgtttatttattatattatttctatatttatattctaataaatatatatatatatattattaagaataataataattattattattttatattaataatattattattaaatattgtgtgtgttaaaatatttcgtatttaaaaaaatatatattcaaaataataatgtattattataatgtataatgaataatattattttgaattatgaatgTCGTTTCCTTAGGTTATGACAAGATTTGCCATCCGCTTGTTGGCTTTTTGGAATGGGCACTTTTAGGCTTTCGTCCGGTTAGGGTGAAAACAATAAGAATAGAATACTtttggtgaaattttttgtgaaaatttgatatttttcattgtttgattaactatgaaaaacaagaaagaaaatggtGGGACCTAGGTGTCACTTGTGCCTATCAAATTGTTTTATCCTCAAattagggagagagaaaataagggTGAAAATAGATAGTCAAGTTAAAATGATTCAATTGCCCTTCccacatcacttttttattttactttcccTGCCCACCAACTATCATGTTTGTCTTATTTGGTTATTTCCACcaatttttagtaaatttacataaattatattttttatcttctcattcttcttctcaaccaaataaaaaaaaaaaatatatatatatatatatatatatttatttgtcatCCTTCTAACCAAACACATATCATCgaaaagtaaaacattttatcTCATTCCACATTTCCATTCTCACTTAGGATGATAAAATGACTCACTCTACATGACATGACCCACCATGCCTCACCCCCCAACCCCAAGTGGATGTTTTGCTAGTCCCACCTGTCTTAACCTGccccaaatctctctctctctctctctctctctctctctctctctatatatatatatatataatttatttatttaacttatttatacataataatgtaaaaaatttgttatatataacctaattataatattttattttatatacttattATAGATTATCTTTAAAACATTTAAGTTCTTGCGGTCACACTTTCCCTTTATATCTCATCTTTATCTTATCCATGTCGGAGCAATCTTGTTAGGATTAGTAAAACATCTTCTATCAACTTAAACTCGCCCTACCCCACTATTACCTCACATGAGTTTCTTCTGCCTGACCCAACCCTGCTTTTCCCCAATGCCATCCCTAAATTCCTCACAACCAAATGGAACATTAAATATACGACAGGGTTGACACTTGGAAGGTTGTTCCTTTGTGCAGATGTTGACTATCTGAAAAGAACTCAAATTTGAAGACAATGAACTGTTAGTGTTGAGgttgagaatttttattttttatgcaccGTACATGAGTGGGATTATGCTTGACATCGTTTTTAGATTCCATTAATCACCTGAATTTCAGAGGTTGAATTCTTCAccttttgccttttctttttggcttgTATAATTCTCACATACTAGACTTGCCggcctttttttgttttctaatgaattttatttacttgTCATAAGATTATCGTGTGCGCAAAAGTCCCATTTACCCTTGCAAATAACAACACACCACcatcaaattaaagaaaaggaaagattagtattatctattatttataatactagaagtcataataaaaaaatggactTCTTATGTGCCTTAACTCGTAATCATTGCCATTTTTTGGTATATTTGAGAATTTGAGTACTTCCATAGCATTATCTCTTTCATGTGCATCCCCTGCAATTCTAGAACTACCAAATGTAACATTGGCAGGCATTTTAGGTCATCCATTGCCAAGCAATTGCTTTTCCCATAAGAGAGCTTATTTCAAACTAAAGCATGTTTTAGGTCATCCATTTCTGTATTATTTAGATTTCAGACTGCTAATGCTGTGCTAATTTTCCTAATTGTTTCctttattatttatctttcaaatttggttttttctCAGATTGCTAAGATTTGTCATATATGCAACTGGTCCTGTCCTGTCTCATATGTAAATGAGAGAAATTGATAACAAACTAACCATTTACATTGAAAAAGATAACCATTTGGTTTCAGTCTAGAAGCATTGCCTGGAGACTCTAAAAGCTCTTCACAGCTCTTGATGGTCTTTTGTGGGCAGAACCTGTACCTAAGTTTGGcccattttcaaaaagaaaatgacaaagggGCACCCTTCACAGGTAAGAAATGCTAAGACATAACTGATCTCTTCTCTACATTTACATAGAAAGAGATAAACATTGAGAAAATAAGGTGTTAAGTCAGCTGGTGAGCTCCTCCATCAAACCCTGTTAT contains:
- the LOC115950077 gene encoding uncharacterized protein LOC115950077 translates to MRSFSKKANSWNRTHFGNLFQKKKRILARLKGIQESLAVCPNDHLINLEKMLRSDFAEVAKLEEEFWAMKSRILWLIEGDRNTSFYHTAALVRRRRNCILCMKDRMGNWINGDREISEFIREGFDALFTSGLTSSSLTKWNPPFGDSVKKEIHHIFTTKAAPEYLNKTLITLIPKSRNPETLNNYRPISLCNTVYKMVTKIIVAQFRPLLPDLISPLQSAFVPGRQGMDNAIIVQELIHSMVRKKGRVGVMAIKLDLEKAYDRLEWSFIRDTPNLYKFPNQLVSLIMSCVSSSSISILVNGSALEPFYHSRGIRQGDPLSPYLFILCMEVLEALLEEKCKAKLWNSIKASQGNPEFSHVFFADDLMLFTKADRKNCTAIRDVLDFFCELSEQKISTKKSRVYFSPNVDPEKRTELGKILGFRSTPTLGKYLGFPIKHSGLQRNLLDETLARTAEVAYLVSNGSKNTSRNKIQVRLCIALKLPAMEIELDAKVVIDLVRKDSCDLNSLGALVADCKEGLKEIPYVKVLHCFREANKCADNLTRRGAMLEQDFIVFIHPPTKVELLIDLDVVGTMYDRFVSSALEVV